From the bacterium genome, one window contains:
- a CDS encoding DUF2341 domain-containing protein: protein MKCFLISISIVFLLANGLEAAYTYKRALTIQSSEIPGSNKFSFPVLITQANLDTAFFTHCLQSNPASMDIIFMDSTETTVLDREIVHFDQANEEFEAWVRIPTLNASANTIIYIYYGASSGVANNTATWSSEFRGVWHLQDTPNATVGDINESTTNNNAGSSQNMEASDHVTGQIGHALVFDGSNEYITCGNSSTLDLTSTITISAWIKLDSTSSPNSYMGIVSRKVDLTTAQGYSMTYNTNSNYFYIYGNTSDRAYEFYSASTSWTLVVFTINGTTADMNINGVNQFMSNSGLTAITASTANFLIADRSTSDSDYWDGSLDEIRVINGVRDHDWLTTEYNNQSDPGSFYTVGTEIFLGTPTYTPSVTPTSTITPTATPTLTGTRTSTPTPTPTATPSATITHTSTITHTSTITLTSTPSPIFSPTSTFTITSTRTITITSTVSPTPTISATLTVSPTPSHSPTVTVTPTPNLAAPNLVNVITYPNPYRADLHSREMVTFINLPAQAIIRLYSLDGHLIRELNKNTPGNRLVWNLTNEQETDVASGIYLYIIKSVSGSRKGKIVILR from the coding sequence ATGAAGTGTTTTTTGATAAGTATTTCAATTGTTTTTCTGCTAGCCAACGGACTTGAGGCTGCCTATACCTACAAACGCGCACTAACAATACAAAGCAGTGAAATTCCCGGTTCTAATAAATTCAGTTTTCCAGTGCTTATTACACAAGCTAATTTGGATACTGCTTTTTTCACACACTGTCTCCAATCTAATCCAGCCAGTATGGACATTATTTTCATGGATTCAACGGAGACAACGGTCCTGGACCGTGAAATAGTTCATTTTGATCAGGCCAACGAGGAGTTTGAGGCCTGGGTCCGAATTCCCACACTCAATGCCAGTGCGAATACTATCATATATATATATTACGGTGCATCCTCCGGAGTTGCTAATAATACGGCGACATGGTCCAGTGAATTTCGCGGTGTCTGGCATCTTCAAGACACACCCAATGCCACAGTCGGGGATATTAATGAAAGCACCACAAATAACAATGCCGGCTCCTCGCAAAATATGGAAGCTAGTGATCATGTTACCGGCCAGATTGGACATGCACTGGTATTTGACGGATCAAATGAATATATTACGTGCGGAAACAGCAGTACCCTGGACCTCACCAGTACGATTACCATTTCCGCCTGGATCAAACTGGATAGTACCAGTAGTCCCAATTCATATATGGGGATTGTCTCGCGTAAAGTTGACCTTACAACTGCACAAGGGTATAGCATGACCTATAACACAAATTCCAATTATTTTTACATTTACGGAAATACTTCCGACCGTGCCTATGAATTTTACAGTGCCAGCACCAGCTGGACTCTAGTGGTTTTTACAATCAATGGCACGACCGCTGACATGAATATTAATGGTGTAAACCAGTTTATGTCCAATAGCGGACTCACCGCCATTACCGCGAGTACTGCCAACTTCCTCATCGCAGACCGGAGTACAAGTGACAGCGACTACTGGGACGGCAGCCTGGACGAAATCCGCGTAATCAATGGTGTCCGTGATCATGACTGGCTGACAACTGAATATAATAACCAGAGTGATCCGGGATCTTTTTATACGGTTGGCACGGAAATTTTTTTAGGGACACCCACCTATACGCCGTCTGTCACACCCACATCCACAATCACACCTACCGCAACGCCTACCCTGACCGGGACCCGGACCAGCACACCCACACCGACTCCCACTGCAACACCTTCCGCCACCATCACGCATACCTCGACCATCACACATACCTCGACCATTACACTGACCTCAACGCCTTCTCCAATTTTTTCGCCAACGTCGACATTCACCATTACGTCTACACGTACAATCACCATAACCTCCACCGTATCACCGACACCCACGATTTCCGCGACCTTAACTGTCTCGCCGACACCCTCGCATTCACCGACCGTTACAGTGACCCCGACACCCAACCTGGCTGCGCCCAACCTGGTAAATGTCATTACCTATCCCAATCCCTACCGGGCAGATCTTCATTCCCGGGAGATGGTCACCTTCATAAACTTGCCGGCGCAAGCGATCATCCGGCTCTATAGTCTGGACGGACATCTCATACGGGAATTGAATAAAAATACCCCGGGCAACCGTCTGGTCTGGAACCTGACCAATGAACAGGAAACGGATGTGGCCTCTGGAATCTATCTGTATATCATTAAATCTGTTTCCGGATCACGCAAAGGCAAAATTGTGATATTGCGATAG
- a CDS encoding transcriptional repressor produces MKKMHDHPTAEEFYDRIKGKLPGIGLCTIYRNLEKFQELGLIQRIKSIPVRYDSNIQPHNHIKCIRCGKVEDVPEVIQLDVAMIEKTGYKLHAFNLEINGICKACQDHNH; encoded by the coding sequence ATGAAAAAGATGCACGATCATCCGACAGCAGAAGAGTTCTATGACAGAATCAAGGGAAAATTACCAGGAATAGGGCTATGTACGATTTATCGTAATTTGGAGAAATTTCAGGAACTCGGGCTTATTCAGAGAATCAAAAGTATTCCTGTCCGGTATGATAGCAATATTCAGCCGCATAATCATATTAAATGTATTCGCTGCGGCAAGGTTGAGGATGTGCCGGAAGTGATTCAGTTGGATGTAGCCATGATTGAAAAAACAGGGTACAAGCTCCATGCTTTTAATCTGGAGATCAATGGCATCTGCAAAGCCTGCCAAGACCATAACCACTAA
- a CDS encoding rubrerythrin family protein, with the protein MAELKGSKTEKNLLTAFAGESQARNRYTYAASKAKKEGLVQISAIFEEIANQEKEHAKRLFKFLEGGEVEISAAFPAGVIGDTAANLASAAAGEHYETTEMYPAFAKIAREEGFENIAKVFDAIAIAEKNHEDRYNALAKNLQDGAVFKKSKKVTWVCRNCGYVHEGEVAPEGCPACAHPQAHFEVLAWNF; encoded by the coding sequence ATGGCGGAATTGAAAGGAAGTAAAACCGAGAAAAATCTTTTAACCGCATTTGCAGGAGAATCACAAGCAAGAAACCGTTATACCTATGCAGCGTCGAAAGCTAAAAAAGAAGGGCTGGTCCAAATTTCAGCTATTTTTGAAGAAATTGCAAACCAAGAGAAAGAGCATGCCAAACGACTCTTTAAATTTTTGGAAGGCGGAGAGGTGGAAATCAGTGCTGCATTTCCGGCAGGTGTGATTGGTGATACAGCTGCCAACCTGGCCTCGGCAGCTGCCGGTGAGCACTATGAGACAACCGAGATGTATCCTGCTTTTGCCAAGATTGCCCGCGAAGAAGGTTTTGAAAATATTGCCAAGGTCTTTGATGCCATTGCCATTGCGGAAAAAAATCACGAAGACCGCTACAATGCACTGGCAAAAAATTTGCAGGATGGAGCAGTATTTAAAAAATCAAAAAAAGTAACCTGGGTATGTAGAAATTGTGGTTATGTGCACGAAGGCGAGGTTGCACCGGAAGGCTGCCCGGCGTGTGCGCATCCGCAAGCACATTTTGAAGTATTGGCGTGGAATTTTTAA
- a CDS encoding desulfoferrodoxin yields the protein MGTKSLEVYKCGECGGIVEVLHGGATPVCCGTPMKKIEAGVVDAAKEKHVPVVEKNGDVVRVVLGSVPHPMEEKHYIEWIELVADSVSYTRFLKPGDEPRVEFTVKAEKITARAYCNLHGLWEAAV from the coding sequence ATGGGAACCAAAAGTTTGGAAGTCTATAAGTGCGGGGAATGCGGCGGGATTGTTGAGGTGCTGCACGGCGGCGCCACACCGGTTTGTTGCGGAACACCGATGAAAAAGATTGAGGCGGGGGTTGTGGATGCTGCCAAGGAAAAACATGTTCCGGTAGTTGAAAAAAACGGGGACGTTGTACGGGTGGTATTGGGCAGTGTGCCCCATCCCATGGAAGAGAAACATTATATTGAGTGGATTGAGCTGGTTGCCGATAGTGTTAGTTATACCCGGTTTCTCAAGCCCGGGGATGAACCGAGGGTTGAATTTACGGTGAAGGCTGAGAAAATAACTGCCCGGGCTTATTGTAACCTGCATGGTTTGTGGGAAGCTGCGGTTTAA